A DNA window from Hordeum vulgare subsp. vulgare chromosome 1H, MorexV3_pseudomolecules_assembly, whole genome shotgun sequence contains the following coding sequences:
- the LOC123399741 gene encoding 60S ribosomal protein L27-3-like, with protein MVKFLKPGKAVILLQGRYVGKKAVIVRVFEEVTRDHPYGPCVVAGLAKYPKKVIRKDSAKKTAKKSCVKVFLKLVNFTHLMPTRYTLDVDLKEVVSGAPDSLTTKDKKLTAANSAKAKLEDRFKTGKNRWFFTKLCQRTVRLIYV; from the coding sequence atggtgaagttcctGAAGCCGGGCAAGGCGGTGATCCTGCTGCAGGGCAGGTACGTCgggaagaaggcggtgatcgtgcgCGTGTTCGAGGAGGTCACCCGCGACCACCCCTATGGGCCCTGCGTGGTTGCCGGCCTGGCCAAATACCCGAAGAAGGTGATCCGCAAGGACTCGGCCAAGAAGACGGCCAAGAAGTCCTGCGTCAAGGTCTTCCTCAAGCTCGTCAACTTCACCCACCTCATGCCCACCCGCTACACCCTCGACGTAGACCTCAAGGAGGTGGTCTCCGGCGCCCCCGACTCCCTCACCACCAAGGATAAGAAGCTCACCGCCGCCAATTCCGCCAAGGCCAAGCTCGAGGATAGGTTCAAGACCGGCAAGAACAGgtggttcttcaccaagctct